One Euphorbia lathyris chromosome 1, ddEupLath1.1, whole genome shotgun sequence DNA segment encodes these proteins:
- the LOC136210757 gene encoding thaumatin-like protein 1, with product MNHFTPLLFLFTTLFFTLTQAATFDITNRCPDTLWAAASPGGGKQLNSGETWTITANPGTTEARIWARTKCQFDASGKGKCETGDCNGLLECQGYGAAPNTLAEYALDQFEHQDFIDISVIDGFNVPMEFSAATGSCSRVIKCNADIIGQCPNELKVAGGCNGACPVFKTDEYCCNSGNCGPTPLSKYFKDRCPDAYSYPKDDPTSLFTCPTGTNYKVIFCPS from the coding sequence atgaatcaCTTCACTCCCCTCCTCTTCCTTTTCACCACTCTTTTCTTCACCCTCACCCAAGCAGCCACCTTTGACATAACAAACAGATGCCCCGACACGCTCTGGGCAGCCGCCTCCCCCGGCGGAGGCAAGCAGCTCAACTCAGGCGAGACCTGGACCATCACAGCTAACCCCGGAACCACTGAAGCCCGAATCTGGGCCCGAACCAAATGCCAATTCGACGCATCAGGAAAGGGAAAATGCGAGACAGGTGACTGCAACGGGCTACTAGAATGCCAAGGCTACGGTGCAGCACCGAACACCTTAGCCGAATATGCCCTAGATCAATTTGAACATCAAGATTTCATTGATATTTCAGTGATTGATGGATTTAATGTTCCGATGGAGTTCAGTGCGGCTACGGGGAGTTGCAGCAGAGTTATAAAATGTAATGCGGATATTATAGGGCAGTGTCCTAATGAATTGAAGGTGGCTGGAGGGTGTAATGGGGCTTGTCCTGTGTTTAAGACTGATGAATATTGCTGTAATTCTGGGAATTGTGGACCGACGCCTTTGTCAAAGTATTTTAAGGATAGGTGTCCTGATGCTTATAGCTACCCTAAAGATGATCCTACTAGTTTGTTTACTTGTCCTACTGGAACTAACTATAAGGTCATCTTCTGCCCTTCATGA